A genomic region of Desulfomonilaceae bacterium contains the following coding sequences:
- a CDS encoding (Fe-S)-binding protein: MRRLVQLDACTRCGECLNWCPVFDQDGREDILPRQKILDFLHIVKNQQSLLNGILKSEKTPEAAKWLVRKMFRLQEISEEDVQRFAINLYECSTCGQCQVVCPANIDTVNLWENIRELMVSAGYGPLEPQKALAKSVKSYDNPWQQPRQGRVKWARRAKKDNLIPELPPDIKKNKSKMLLFFGCTAVYDLNIRQIAIDTVNVLNILGIDYGCLGENEKCCGSVLLRMGDPEYERIASDNIKLLNGLAIDTLVTSCAGCFKTIKEDYPKVGRLNFEVLHTVEFLHRLIEQKILRFEIPVEKVITYHDPCHLGRASGIFDEPRAVIKAIPGLELVEMPRHGPYSRCCGAGGGVKAGFPDLQNKMAQARIREAEQTGASELVSACPFCYAGLQVGIGALNSHLVMRDMTHLVRCALKKEE, translated from the coding sequence ATGAGACGATTGGTCCAATTGGACGCGTGCACCCGCTGTGGGGAGTGTTTGAACTGGTGTCCGGTTTTTGACCAGGATGGCCGGGAAGACATTCTCCCTCGTCAAAAAATTCTCGATTTTCTTCACATTGTGAAAAATCAGCAAAGTCTTCTGAACGGCATACTCAAGAGTGAAAAAACGCCGGAAGCGGCCAAGTGGCTGGTCCGAAAAATGTTCCGACTTCAAGAGATTAGTGAAGAGGATGTCCAACGCTTTGCCATTAATTTGTATGAATGTTCGACCTGCGGCCAATGCCAGGTTGTCTGCCCCGCTAACATTGACACGGTAAATCTTTGGGAGAACATCCGTGAACTTATGGTTTCAGCCGGTTATGGCCCTCTGGAGCCACAAAAGGCGTTGGCCAAGAGTGTCAAATCTTACGACAACCCTTGGCAGCAACCCCGCCAGGGAAGGGTTAAGTGGGCTCGCCGGGCCAAAAAGGATAACCTAATTCCTGAACTGCCACCCGACATAAAGAAAAACAAAAGTAAGATGCTCCTGTTTTTTGGTTGTACGGCTGTTTACGATCTGAACATCCGTCAGATCGCCATTGATACAGTCAATGTCCTCAATATACTGGGTATTGACTATGGCTGCCTTGGAGAAAACGAGAAATGCTGCGGAAGCGTTCTGTTGAGAATGGGTGATCCGGAGTATGAACGAATTGCGTCAGACAACATTAAACTGTTGAATGGACTCGCGATTGACACCCTTGTCACCTCGTGCGCAGGATGTTTCAAGACCATAAAGGAAGATTACCCGAAGGTCGGCAGATTAAATTTTGAAGTCTTGCACACTGTTGAATTTTTACATCGTTTGATTGAGCAAAAAATACTCAGGTTCGAAATTCCCGTTGAAAAGGTTATAACCTATCATGACCCCTGCCATTTAGGTAGGGCTTCAGGAATTTTTGATGAGCCCAGGGCCGTAATTAAGGCCATCCCTGGCCTCGAACTTGTAGAAATGCCCAGACATGGTCCTTACTCCAGATGCTGCGGCGCCGGTGGAGGGGTAAAGGCCGGATTCCCTGACCTGCAGAATAAAATGGCTCAGGCAAGAATCAGAGAGGCCGAGCAGACAGGAGCCAGTGAATTGGTGAGCGCGTGCCCTTTCTGCTATGCAGGGCTTCAAGTGGGTATCGGCGCATTGAATTCACACTTGGTAATGAGAGACATGACACATCTCGTTAGATGCGCTTTGAAAAAAGAGGAATGA
- a CDS encoding ABC transporter substrate-binding protein — MKRIVLFLTVSLSCLVLSGTVYSQNLSSKPIRIAVLQNDVHHLPLWVALDKGFFKEQGVDVEIAGIFRAGPEIMSAFSAGSLDMAYVGEAPTVTASANGTAKVVILAQVNTEGSAIVVGKNSHIKTISDLEGKQVAIPGYSTVQDLLLRKALTESGIDPKHIKITVIKPPEMISAVRTNQIDAFIAWEPYPAQAVCKDAGKILTYSSQIWKDHPCCVLVADKQFAQENPERMKSVLKVHRKAIDFIRDNPDEALRIATKHTGLDEQTAKQAIDRVKYVSNINVQGLQEYVNYLRELGYIKLNNAHSFIENLIY, encoded by the coding sequence ATGAAACGAATCGTATTATTCCTAACTGTTTCTTTGTCTTGTTTGGTCTTAAGTGGGACGGTTTATTCCCAAAACCTTTCTAGCAAGCCTATCCGAATAGCCGTTTTACAAAATGATGTTCACCATCTTCCTCTTTGGGTGGCATTGGACAAGGGTTTTTTCAAAGAACAGGGTGTTGACGTTGAGATCGCCGGGATTTTTCGAGCAGGGCCGGAGATAATGAGCGCTTTCTCGGCGGGATCCCTCGACATGGCCTATGTGGGCGAAGCCCCCACAGTTACCGCCAGCGCGAATGGCACGGCCAAAGTAGTTATTCTGGCACAGGTCAATACAGAAGGATCAGCTATTGTGGTTGGAAAAAATTCGCACATAAAAACGATTTCGGACCTCGAAGGTAAACAGGTAGCTATTCCTGGTTATTCTACCGTTCAGGATTTGCTCTTGCGAAAGGCTTTAACAGAATCGGGCATTGACCCAAAACATATAAAAATAACGGTGATCAAACCGCCAGAGATGATCAGCGCCGTAAGAACGAACCAAATTGACGCCTTCATCGCCTGGGAACCCTATCCGGCGCAGGCTGTTTGCAAAGACGCAGGCAAGATTCTCACATATTCTTCTCAGATTTGGAAAGATCATCCTTGTTGTGTTCTTGTAGCTGACAAACAATTTGCTCAAGAGAACCCCGAAAGAATGAAAAGTGTATTGAAGGTCCATAGAAAAGCGATCGATTTTATTCGAGACAACCCTGACGAAGCCCTGCGTATAGCGACAAAGCATACAGGCCTGGATGAGCAGACCGCCAAACAAGCGATAGACAGAGTAAAATACGTTTCAAATATTAATGTTCAAGGTCTTCAAGAGTATGTCAACTACCTTAGAGAGTTGGGCTACATCAAGCTGAACAATGCCCACTCCTTTATAGAAAATCTGATCTATTGA
- a CDS encoding respiratory nitrate reductase subunit gamma, whose amino-acid sequence MNSKVPLLETNKRFEREKRVKSLMKPRLKTSALVVCAIVCCLLAGWTVGTSRAEEQSSECLNCHRQRNLNTNEGIVSSQLFCYNCHQDPASHGDFRSSKVSLQVKPEYFLKSPHRYVACIQCHTSVSQSPHRSLSGVQCVNCHPGFCGAAGTHSEHQRVRCEACHTDSPFVTLDAANNEVKLSHTNSKFVPISLAEHKTTDVYREEFCTRCHAPNNHIGAPVSVLPSKSFVCVACHYSPLKMGNPVFLIAIAIAMIGIVGTLIFWFRAGVQGETSSVHRKFQLGSEVVWSKVFSREIFSILKTVFFDILLQRRILANGVSRWFIHSLIFYSFFARFVVSFATILFQKMAPEAALTLTLVNKDSPFMATFNDLTGVFILAGVIWAMVRRFVTKPEYVATQEEDTIALVIIGLVAFSGFVVEGIRILIAQIPEQVAMSAFAGYLMSRLFSIANVSWQSIYGYFWYIHALLWALFIAYLPFGKLKHIFTTPLSLLLNYKKE is encoded by the coding sequence ATGAACAGCAAGGTTCCCCTGTTGGAGACCAATAAACGATTTGAAAGAGAAAAACGAGTCAAGAGTCTTATGAAACCAAGGTTGAAAACTTCAGCGCTGGTTGTGTGCGCTATAGTGTGTTGTCTTTTGGCCGGATGGACGGTCGGAACCTCGAGAGCCGAAGAGCAGTCGTCAGAGTGCTTGAACTGCCATCGTCAACGAAACCTGAACACTAACGAGGGCATCGTCTCATCCCAGTTGTTCTGTTACAATTGCCACCAGGATCCCGCGTCTCATGGAGATTTTCGTTCTTCCAAAGTTTCACTCCAGGTGAAACCCGAGTATTTTTTGAAATCTCCCCACAGGTATGTGGCGTGTATCCAGTGTCACACTAGTGTGTCTCAATCTCCGCATCGATCTTTATCCGGCGTACAATGTGTAAATTGCCACCCCGGATTTTGCGGGGCTGCAGGGACTCATTCCGAACATCAGCGTGTACGATGCGAAGCGTGCCACACCGATTCCCCGTTCGTTACGCTCGACGCGGCCAATAATGAAGTGAAACTTTCACACACGAATTCCAAGTTCGTTCCTATAAGCCTGGCTGAACATAAAACAACGGATGTGTATCGGGAGGAATTTTGCACAAGATGCCATGCGCCTAACAATCATATTGGGGCGCCGGTGTCGGTTTTGCCTTCCAAAAGTTTTGTATGCGTCGCGTGTCATTACTCCCCATTGAAGATGGGGAATCCTGTATTTTTGATTGCTATCGCCATAGCAATGATTGGGATTGTCGGGACTCTGATTTTCTGGTTCAGGGCTGGTGTGCAGGGCGAGACATCTTCTGTGCACAGAAAGTTCCAGTTGGGCTCGGAAGTTGTCTGGAGCAAGGTATTCTCCAGAGAAATTTTTTCGATACTCAAGACCGTATTTTTCGACATACTTTTGCAGCGCAGGATACTTGCAAACGGCGTCAGTCGCTGGTTTATCCATTCTCTGATCTTCTACTCCTTTTTCGCCCGTTTTGTCGTTAGTTTTGCCACTATCCTATTTCAGAAAATGGCGCCAGAGGCTGCATTGACTCTGACACTGGTGAACAAGGACAGCCCATTCATGGCCACTTTCAACGATTTGACGGGAGTTTTTATCCTGGCGGGGGTGATCTGGGCCATGGTTAGACGCTTTGTTACCAAGCCGGAATATGTTGCGACACAGGAAGAAGACACGATCGCTCTTGTGATTATCGGGCTTGTGGCATTCTCTGGTTTTGTTGTCGAAGGGATAAGGATCTTGATTGCGCAGATCCCGGAACAGGTTGCAATGTCAGCCTTCGCTGGTTATCTCATGTCAAGACTGTTTTCCATTGCGAACGTTAGCTGGCAGTCTATTTACGGATATTTCTGGTACATCCACGCCTTGCTATGGGCTCTATTTATAGCTTATCTGCCATTCGGAAAACTCAAGCACATTTTCACCACTCCATTGAGTCTTTTGCTCAATTACAAAAAAGAGTAG